A stretch of Halomonas elongata DSM 2581 DNA encodes these proteins:
- a CDS encoding peptidoglycan D,D-transpeptidase FtsI family protein, which translates to MSRDAPNGVTPRRPPPMAPMGRARYIVIMTLVLVGLGLLVGRIVDLHVFDHSFLQGQGDARTLRVDEIPAHRGMITDRHGDPLAISTPVVTLWANPQDLPDDGIQRLRLAQALGQDLDALDARIERYADREFMYLQRRMTPAEAQEVLDLHVPGVHARREYKRYYPAGEVTAQLLGVTNIDDQGQEGLELAYQPYLAGVPGKRRVLKDRRGRLVRDLEVLEDAQPGGDLTLSIDQSLQYMAYRELKKAVDENEADGGTLVMLDADTGEVLAMANQPSYNPNNRAGLDPEGLRNQAIVDVFEPGSVMKPLAMSALLETGKFPPDTVVDTSPGWMVIDGYTIRDVSNNGKLSLAGILRKSSNIGMSKLTLQLDEPRVPQRYRALGFDRAPGTGFPGEATGSVPSPQVWSSSQWAALSYGYGLSVSALQLASAYTAIANHGRRLPPSLLRLSKTPKGEPVIEPAVADRVLGMMDEVVAPGTGARRGMVPGYSVAGKTGTVRKTGSGGYQERTYRALFVGIAPVSDPRIIAVVMIDHPRGDAYYGGAIAAPVFSRVAGNALRLLDVPPDRPSQDDDA; encoded by the coding sequence ATGAGCCGAGATGCACCGAACGGCGTCACGCCGCGCCGTCCTCCGCCCATGGCCCCGATGGGGCGTGCACGCTATATCGTGATCATGACGCTGGTGCTCGTCGGCCTGGGACTGCTGGTGGGACGCATCGTCGATCTGCATGTCTTCGATCATTCCTTCCTGCAGGGCCAGGGCGATGCCCGCACCCTGCGCGTCGACGAGATCCCCGCCCACCGTGGCATGATCACCGACCGTCATGGCGATCCGCTGGCCATCTCGACGCCCGTGGTGACCCTGTGGGCCAATCCCCAGGATCTGCCCGACGATGGTATTCAGCGCCTGCGACTGGCCCAGGCGCTCGGCCAGGACCTCGATGCGCTCGATGCACGCATCGAACGTTACGCCGATCGCGAATTCATGTACCTGCAGCGTCGCATGACGCCGGCCGAGGCCCAGGAGGTTCTCGATCTCCACGTGCCCGGCGTGCATGCGCGCCGGGAATACAAGCGCTATTACCCGGCCGGGGAAGTGACCGCCCAACTGCTTGGCGTGACCAACATCGACGATCAGGGCCAGGAGGGGCTCGAACTGGCCTACCAGCCCTACCTCGCCGGGGTGCCGGGCAAGCGTCGGGTGCTCAAGGATCGTCGTGGGCGCCTGGTGCGCGACCTCGAGGTGCTCGAGGATGCCCAGCCCGGCGGCGATTTGACGCTGTCCATCGACCAGAGCCTGCAATACATGGCCTATCGCGAGCTCAAGAAGGCGGTCGATGAGAACGAGGCCGATGGCGGCACCCTGGTGATGCTCGACGCCGATACCGGCGAAGTCCTGGCGATGGCCAACCAGCCATCCTACAACCCCAACAATCGTGCCGGCCTCGACCCGGAGGGGTTGCGCAATCAGGCCATCGTCGATGTCTTCGAGCCGGGGTCGGTGATGAAGCCACTGGCCATGTCGGCGTTGCTGGAAACCGGCAAGTTTCCGCCCGATACCGTCGTCGATACCTCGCCGGGCTGGATGGTGATCGACGGTTATACCATTCGGGATGTCTCCAACAACGGCAAGCTGTCCCTGGCCGGTATCCTGCGCAAGTCATCCAACATCGGCATGTCCAAGCTGACGCTTCAGCTCGACGAGCCCAGGGTGCCCCAGCGTTATCGGGCGCTTGGCTTCGACCGTGCTCCGGGCACCGGTTTTCCCGGTGAGGCCACGGGCAGCGTTCCTTCGCCGCAGGTCTGGTCCAGCAGCCAATGGGCGGCACTTTCCTATGGATATGGTCTGTCGGTGTCGGCGTTGCAATTGGCCAGCGCCTATACGGCCATCGCCAATCATGGGCGACGCTTGCCCCCGTCGTTGCTGCGCTTGTCCAAGACGCCCAAGGGCGAACCGGTCATCGAGCCCGCGGTTGCCGATCGCGTGCTCGGCATGATGGACGAAGTCGTGGCGCCCGGTACCGGAGCGCGCCGTGGCATGGTGCCGGGCTATAGTGTGGCGGGCAAGACGGGCACGGTGCGCAAGACCGGCAGCGGCGGCTACCAGGAACGTACCTATCGCGCCCTGTTCGTCGGCATCGCGCCCGTCTCCGATCCGCGTATCATCGCCGTGGTGATGATCGACCATCCCCGTGGTGACGCCTATTATGGCGGGGCCATCGCCGCGCCGGTCTTTTCCCGCGTGGCCGGTAATGCCCTGCGTCTGCTGGATGTTCCACCCGACCGACCGAGCCAGGACGACGATGCTTGA
- a CDS encoding UDP-N-acetylmuramoyl-L-alanyl-D-glutamate--2,6-diaminopimelate ligase — MHVNSSRLMAALASQWPEHSAALEALGLTGDVALHLDSRELAEGDVFLAVPGVSVDGRDFIDQALEAGVAAVLAHAEPGGSASADARVIHLEGLAGQLGELGRSLFEVPASLELIGVTGTNGKSSVTHYIAALSRLLGRDAGMVGTLGHGRPGALREGRLTTPGPLALQSALGELAAEGVERVALEASSHALEQERLAGCRLTTAVFTNLSRDHLDYHGSMAAYAAAKARLFRRPELRLAVVNGDDPLARLMLAGLPAGVRVLAVGDDEAVTLRVVGVEPLPQGQRAVIATPEGERVLEIALMGGFNLTNVLLAIATLHGLGEDLEALFAAAAELAPVPGRMQVLGDARGPTVVIDYAHTPDALENALQALRAHLPDQGRLWCLFGCGGDRDAGKRPLMAAAAERYSDVPVITDDNPRSEAAAAIREQILAGLSESARRSARVLGGRAAAIRETIAEVDAEDVILIAGKGHETYQEIEGVRHPFSDLDEAQAALAERHGEAPR, encoded by the coding sequence ATGCACGTGAACTCATCGCGACTGATGGCGGCACTGGCGAGCCAGTGGCCGGAGCACTCCGCCGCGCTGGAAGCGCTCGGGCTCACCGGCGACGTCGCCCTCCATCTGGATAGCCGGGAACTGGCCGAGGGCGATGTCTTCCTGGCGGTGCCCGGCGTGAGCGTCGATGGGCGCGACTTCATCGACCAGGCCCTGGAGGCCGGTGTCGCCGCGGTGCTGGCGCATGCCGAGCCGGGCGGGTCCGCCTCTGCCGATGCCAGGGTGATCCATCTCGAGGGATTGGCCGGGCAACTCGGCGAGCTCGGGCGGTCGTTGTTCGAGGTACCGGCATCGCTGGAGCTGATCGGCGTCACCGGGACCAATGGCAAGAGTTCGGTGACGCACTATATCGCCGCGCTGAGTCGTCTCCTGGGGCGCGATGCCGGCATGGTCGGCACCCTGGGACATGGGCGTCCCGGCGCGCTGCGCGAGGGCCGCTTGACCACGCCGGGGCCGCTGGCGCTGCAGTCGGCCCTGGGCGAGCTGGCCGCCGAAGGCGTCGAACGCGTGGCTCTGGAGGCCTCGTCCCATGCCCTGGAGCAGGAGCGGCTCGCGGGATGCCGGCTGACGACCGCCGTCTTCACCAACCTGAGCCGCGATCACCTCGACTACCACGGCAGCATGGCCGCCTATGCGGCCGCCAAGGCCAGGCTGTTCCGGCGCCCCGAGCTGCGCCTGGCGGTGGTCAATGGCGACGATCCCCTGGCGCGCCTGATGCTGGCCGGTCTGCCTGCCGGCGTGCGCGTGCTGGCGGTCGGCGATGACGAGGCGGTCACGCTGCGTGTAGTGGGCGTCGAACCCCTGCCGCAGGGGCAGCGCGCTGTCATCGCCACGCCGGAAGGGGAGCGGGTGCTGGAAATCGCTCTCATGGGCGGATTCAACCTGACCAATGTACTGCTGGCCATCGCGACCCTCCATGGCCTGGGCGAGGACCTCGAAGCGCTGTTCGCCGCCGCTGCCGAATTGGCGCCGGTGCCGGGCCGCATGCAGGTGCTGGGCGATGCCAGGGGACCGACGGTGGTGATCGACTATGCCCATACGCCGGATGCCCTGGAGAATGCCCTGCAGGCACTGAGGGCGCACCTGCCGGATCAGGGCCGCCTGTGGTGCCTGTTCGGCTGTGGCGGTGATCGGGATGCGGGCAAGCGTCCCCTGATGGCCGCTGCCGCCGAAAGATACTCGGACGTGCCGGTGATCACCGACGACAATCCGCGCAGCGAGGCGGCGGCGGCGATCCGCGAGCAGATTCTGGCCGGCCTGAGCGAGAGCGCGCGTCGCTCGGCCCGGGTCCTGGGCGGTCGGGCCGCAGCCATCCGCGAGACCATCGCCGAGGTCGATGCCGAGGATGTGATCCTGATCGCCGGCAAGGGCCACGAGACCTATCAGGAGATCGAGGGCGTGCGCCATCCGTTTTCCGATCTCGATGAGGCGCAGGCCGCACTGGCCGAGCGACACGGGGAGGCGCCGCGATGA
- a CDS encoding UDP-N-acetylmuramoyl-tripeptide--D-alanyl-D-alanine ligase, which yields MSAVGLDSLGAVARALGESPPDTEVALTSITTDTRRLGPGALFVALVGERFDAHDFIAQAREAGAAAALVERRQDDPLPQLEVADTRLALGLLGRARRLAWGGPLVAVTGNSGKTTVKQMLATILSRSGATLATRGNLNNDFGAPMTLLELDGEHRRAVVELGANHLGEIAWTASLAMPDVAVITNVTGAHVGEFGGMGRIAQAKGEILGGLSRDGVAVLNRDDRYFRFWASQAGSREVLDFGLEDEGRLRAETLVCDEFGRYAFTLSFDGRELGRVQLALMGRHNVANALAAAAAALALRADPADVLAGLEEVEPVAGRLGVFAGRNGARLLDDTYNANPGAVKAALETLATLPAPRWCLLGAMGELGEASAHWHAEVGHHARTLGIDFLGTLGEAARPASRAFGEGGYHFDDREALTRHVLHHLPPGASVLVKGSRSAGMEHVVTALRSDASR from the coding sequence ATGAGCGCTGTTGGTCTAGATTCCCTCGGGGCGGTGGCCCGGGCGCTGGGTGAGTCGCCGCCGGATACCGAAGTGGCCTTGACATCGATCACCACCGATACGCGCCGTCTGGGTCCGGGGGCGCTGTTCGTGGCGCTCGTCGGCGAGCGCTTTGATGCCCACGACTTCATTGCCCAGGCGCGGGAGGCCGGGGCGGCGGCAGCGCTGGTCGAGCGACGCCAGGACGATCCCTTGCCGCAACTGGAAGTCGCCGATACCCGGCTGGCGCTCGGGTTGCTGGGGCGGGCTCGGCGCCTGGCCTGGGGCGGTCCGCTGGTGGCCGTGACCGGCAACAGCGGCAAGACGACCGTCAAGCAGATGCTGGCGACCATTCTGTCGCGATCCGGCGCGACCCTGGCCACCCGGGGCAATCTCAACAACGATTTCGGCGCGCCCATGACGCTGCTCGAACTGGACGGCGAGCACCGCCGGGCGGTGGTGGAGCTGGGTGCCAATCATCTGGGCGAGATCGCCTGGACGGCCTCGCTGGCCATGCCCGACGTGGCGGTGATCACCAATGTGACCGGTGCCCATGTCGGCGAGTTCGGCGGCATGGGGCGGATTGCCCAGGCCAAGGGCGAGATCCTGGGCGGGCTGTCCCGCGATGGCGTGGCGGTTCTCAACCGCGACGACCGCTACTTCAGGTTCTGGGCGAGCCAGGCGGGATCCCGGGAAGTGCTCGACTTCGGTCTGGAGGACGAGGGGCGTCTGCGCGCCGAGACACTGGTCTGCGATGAGTTCGGGCGCTATGCTTTCACGCTGTCTTTCGATGGTCGCGAGCTGGGGCGTGTGCAATTGGCGCTGATGGGGCGGCACAATGTCGCCAATGCCCTGGCCGCGGCGGCGGCGGCCCTGGCCCTGCGAGCCGACCCGGCGGACGTGCTGGCCGGGCTGGAAGAGGTCGAACCGGTGGCCGGCCGGCTTGGCGTGTTTGCCGGACGCAATGGCGCGCGCCTGCTGGACGACACCTACAATGCCAATCCCGGTGCCGTGAAGGCGGCGCTGGAGACCCTGGCAACGTTGCCGGCGCCCCGCTGGTGCCTGTTGGGGGCCATGGGGGAGCTTGGCGAGGCGTCCGCGCACTGGCATGCCGAAGTCGGGCATCACGCGCGGACGCTGGGAATCGATTTTCTCGGTACTCTCGGCGAGGCGGCGCGGCCGGCCAGCCGTGCCTTCGGTGAAGGAGGGTACCATTTCGACGATAGAGAGGCGCTGACGCGCCATGTTCTCCACCATCTGCCGCCGGGGGCCAGCGTGCTGGTCAAGGGGTCGCGCAGTGCCGGAATGGAACACGTGGTGACCGCGCTGCGCTCGGATGCATCAAGGTAA
- the mraY gene encoding phospho-N-acetylmuramoyl-pentapeptide-transferase: MLLFLADFLAQFQSAFNVFNYLTLRMILGTLTALILCLWLGPVVIRRLVERQIGQAVRDDGPQSHLSKAGTPTMGGAMILMAIAVSTLLWGDLANHYVWIVLAVTLGFGAIGWVDDYRKVVEKNPRGLPARWKYFWQSAIGLAAAVILYVTAASPVETSLIVPLFKDFVLPLGVFYVLLSYLVIVGSSNAVNLTDGLDGLAIMPTVLVAMGLAVFAYASGNAVFAEYLQIPMIPGAGELAVFCATIAGAGLGFLWFNTYPAQVFMGDVGALALGAALGVVAVIVRQEIVLFIMGGIFVMETVSVILQVGSYKLTGRRIFRMAPLHHHFELKGWPEPRVIVRFWIITVVLVLLGLATLKIR, encoded by the coding sequence ATGCTGCTTTTTCTGGCTGACTTCCTGGCGCAATTCCAGAGCGCCTTCAACGTATTCAATTATCTGACCCTGCGGATGATCCTGGGGACCCTGACGGCCCTGATCCTGTGCCTCTGGCTGGGACCGGTGGTGATCCGGCGCCTGGTGGAGCGCCAGATCGGCCAGGCCGTGCGCGACGATGGTCCGCAGTCGCACCTGTCCAAGGCCGGCACGCCGACCATGGGCGGCGCGATGATCCTCATGGCCATCGCCGTCAGTACCCTGCTGTGGGGGGATCTCGCCAATCACTATGTGTGGATCGTGCTGGCGGTGACACTGGGCTTCGGCGCCATCGGCTGGGTCGACGACTACCGCAAGGTGGTGGAGAAGAATCCGCGCGGCCTGCCGGCCCGCTGGAAGTACTTCTGGCAGTCGGCGATCGGCCTGGCGGCAGCGGTCATTCTCTACGTCACCGCCGCCTCGCCGGTGGAAACGAGCCTGATCGTGCCGCTGTTCAAGGACTTCGTGCTGCCCCTGGGCGTCTTCTACGTCCTGCTCAGCTATCTGGTGATCGTCGGCAGCTCCAACGCGGTGAACCTCACCGACGGCCTCGACGGTCTGGCCATCATGCCCACCGTGCTGGTGGCCATGGGGCTTGCCGTGTTCGCCTACGCCAGCGGCAATGCGGTGTTCGCCGAATACCTCCAGATTCCGATGATTCCCGGCGCCGGCGAACTGGCGGTGTTCTGCGCCACCATCGCCGGGGCGGGGCTGGGCTTTCTGTGGTTCAACACCTATCCGGCCCAGGTCTTCATGGGCGATGTGGGCGCCCTGGCCCTGGGGGCGGCGCTCGGCGTCGTGGCGGTCATCGTGCGCCAGGAGATCGTGCTGTTCATCATGGGCGGCATCTTCGTCATGGAAACCGTGTCGGTGATCCTGCAGGTGGGCTCCTACAAGCTGACCGGCCGGCGGATCTTCCGCATGGCACCGTTGCATCACCACTTCGAGCTCAAGGGGTGGCCGGAGCCGAGGGTCATCGTGCGGTTCTGGATCATCACGGTCGTACTGGTGCTGCTGGGGCTGGCCACGCTGAAGATTCGTTGA
- the murD gene encoding UDP-N-acetylmuramoyl-L-alanine--D-glutamate ligase, which yields MVKVPKGVTLVVGLGVSGRAICRHLERLGRRFMVADTREAPPGLDAFRDAHPGVEVHCGSLAGIDMQEAYEVVLSPGVDPHLPELAALEGRVGESGDPLVVGEMALFRRACRAPIAAITGANAKSTVTTLLGEMAAEAGWRVAVGGNLGTAALDLLADAPDAELYVLEVSSFQLETTPRLGATTAAFLNLSEDHLDRHGDMAGYRAAKLGIFRGAEHGVVNAEDPQTWPASPLPALERFSTRPPEPGEWGIAPHDDGNGQRAWLMHGNSPLMPAESLRLQGLHHQANALAALAMGHRLGLPLSAMTRVLERFGGLPHRCEWIADLDGVRWINDSKGTNVGATLAAIAGIGPTLEGRVILLAGGVGKGADFTPLAAPLQRYGRAAILFGRDADKLESALEDALPRHRVEDLSAAMERAAEIAVPGDCVLLSPACASLDQFPNYQARGEAFRRAVERRASQEAP from the coding sequence ATGGTCAAGGTGCCCAAGGGAGTCACGCTGGTGGTCGGGCTCGGCGTCTCGGGACGAGCCATCTGCCGCCACCTGGAACGCCTGGGCCGGCGTTTCATGGTGGCCGATACCCGAGAGGCACCGCCGGGGCTCGATGCCTTCCGGGATGCCCATCCGGGGGTCGAGGTCCACTGCGGCTCGCTGGCCGGTATCGACATGCAGGAGGCGTACGAGGTGGTGCTCAGCCCGGGTGTGGATCCGCACCTGCCCGAGCTGGCCGCGCTGGAAGGGCGTGTCGGCGAGTCCGGCGATCCGCTGGTGGTGGGCGAGATGGCCCTGTTCAGGCGGGCCTGTCGAGCGCCCATCGCCGCCATCACCGGCGCCAATGCCAAGTCCACGGTGACCACCCTGCTGGGCGAGATGGCAGCCGAGGCGGGCTGGCGCGTGGCGGTGGGCGGCAATCTGGGAACCGCCGCCCTGGACCTGCTGGCCGACGCGCCCGACGCCGAACTCTATGTGCTGGAGGTCTCGAGCTTCCAGCTCGAGACCACGCCGCGGCTCGGTGCCACCACGGCGGCCTTTCTCAACCTCTCCGAGGATCATCTGGATCGTCACGGCGACATGGCCGGCTATCGTGCCGCCAAGCTTGGTATCTTCCGTGGCGCCGAGCATGGCGTGGTCAATGCCGAGGATCCCCAGACCTGGCCGGCATCGCCGTTGCCGGCACTCGAGCGTTTTTCCACCCGGCCGCCCGAGCCGGGCGAATGGGGGATCGCCCCCCACGACGATGGCAACGGGCAGCGCGCCTGGCTGATGCACGGCAACAGCCCCTTGATGCCTGCCGAGTCCCTGCGCCTGCAGGGCTTGCATCATCAGGCCAATGCGCTGGCCGCTCTGGCCATGGGCCACCGACTGGGCTTGCCGTTGTCCGCCATGACGCGGGTACTGGAGCGTTTCGGTGGGTTGCCGCATCGCTGCGAATGGATCGCCGATCTCGACGGCGTGCGCTGGATCAACGACTCCAAGGGCACCAATGTGGGGGCGACCCTGGCGGCCATCGCCGGTATCGGGCCGACCCTGGAAGGACGCGTGATCCTGCTGGCGGGGGGCGTCGGCAAGGGGGCGGATTTCACGCCGCTGGCCGCGCCGCTGCAGCGGTATGGCCGAGCGGCGATTCTGTTCGGGCGCGACGCGGACAAGCTCGAGAGCGCGCTCGAGGATGCCTTGCCCCGGCATCGGGTCGAGGATCTGTCGGCGGCCATGGAACGGGCCGCCGAGATCGCGGTGCCCGGTGACTGCGTGCTGCTGTCGCCGGCCTGTGCCAGCCTCGATCAATTTCCGAATTATCAAGCGCGTGGCGAGGCCTTTCGGCGGGCCGTCGAACGACGTGCGAGTCAGGAGGCTCCATGA
- the ftsW gene encoding putative lipid II flippase FtsW has protein sequence MSRLARLREQLSTRDHFCDGWLLVATLSLMLIGWVMVTSASTEVATSLTGNPWYFSVRHGVFVLCSMVVALLVLRIPMAWWKANGPLLLLVGLALLALVLVAGREVNGSRRWLSVPGIPLNLQASEIAKLCLIVYLAGYLERFLPQVRRHWGAFLRPLMVMAVMGVLLIFEPDYGAVVVMTGCVMGMLLMAGAPWGRFLLLMGLVAALGAALAIAEPYRMARLTSFVDPWADQFASGYQLTQALIAFGRGEWFGTGLGNSVQKLFYLPEAHTDFVFAVLAEELGMIGAVAVIGLFALLVWRAMAVGRRAELAKRPFAAYLCYGIALVIGAQAFINIAVSTGMLPTKGLTLPLLSYGGSSLVISAVMVGMLLRVDIETRQARRREQPAAPRTGEARS, from the coding sequence ATGAGCCGCTTAGCCCGTTTGCGTGAACAACTGTCGACCCGGGATCACTTCTGCGATGGCTGGCTGCTGGTGGCCACGCTATCCCTGATGCTGATCGGCTGGGTCATGGTCACCTCCGCCTCCACGGAAGTCGCCACCAGTCTTACCGGCAACCCTTGGTACTTCAGCGTGCGTCATGGCGTCTTCGTGCTGTGTTCCATGGTGGTCGCCCTGCTGGTCTTGCGCATACCGATGGCCTGGTGGAAGGCCAACGGCCCCTTGCTGCTGCTCGTCGGCCTGGCCCTGCTGGCCCTGGTGCTGGTGGCGGGGCGCGAGGTCAATGGAAGCCGGCGTTGGCTGTCGGTCCCCGGCATTCCCTTGAATCTGCAGGCGTCGGAGATCGCCAAGCTGTGCCTGATCGTCTATCTGGCGGGCTATCTGGAGCGTTTCCTCCCCCAGGTGCGTCGTCACTGGGGCGCCTTTCTCCGCCCGCTGATGGTCATGGCGGTCATGGGCGTCCTGCTGATCTTCGAGCCGGATTATGGCGCGGTGGTGGTCATGACGGGATGCGTCATGGGCATGCTGCTGATGGCGGGGGCGCCCTGGGGACGCTTCTTGCTGTTGATGGGACTGGTGGCAGCGCTGGGTGCCGCGCTGGCCATCGCCGAACCCTATCGGATGGCGCGTCTGACCAGCTTCGTCGACCCCTGGGCCGATCAGTTCGCCAGCGGCTATCAGTTGACCCAGGCGTTGATCGCCTTCGGGCGCGGGGAATGGTTCGGTACCGGGCTCGGCAACAGCGTTCAGAAGCTGTTCTACCTGCCCGAGGCCCATACCGACTTCGTGTTCGCCGTGCTGGCCGAGGAACTGGGCATGATCGGCGCCGTCGCCGTGATCGGACTGTTTGCCTTGCTGGTCTGGCGCGCCATGGCGGTGGGCCGGCGCGCTGAACTGGCCAAGCGGCCCTTTGCGGCCTATCTCTGTTATGGCATCGCCCTGGTGATCGGAGCCCAGGCGTTCATCAACATCGCGGTGAGTACCGGGATGTTGCCGACCAAGGGGTTGACGTTGCCGCTGCTCAGTTACGGCGGCTCGAGCCTGGTGATAAGTGCCGTGATGGTCGGCATGCTGCTGAGGGTCGACATCGAGACGAGGCAGGCCAGGCGACGCGAACAACCCGCTGCGCCAAGGACAGGAGAGGCCCGATCATGA
- the murG gene encoding undecaprenyldiphospho-muramoylpentapeptide beta-N-acetylglucosaminyltransferase, with amino-acid sequence MKDDETRRVLIMAGGTGGHVIPALSLAAALAERGVEVQWLGSPRGIENRLVPEAGIPLHRIAVSGLRGKGVTGWLAAPWRLVRAILQARRVVRDFDPQLVVGLGGFASGPGGLAAWLARRPLVIHEQNAVAGLTNRVLSRLAKRTFAAFPQAFPGRGEVVGNPVRAEIAALGDHPREAATMRERPLRLLVVGGSLGAQALNERLPEALATLSVERRPEVCHQAGRDKDEATRARYDEHAVQARVPAFIDDMAEAYDWADLVVCRAGALTVAELAAAAKPALFVPFPHAVDDHQTANAAALVEEGAASLMPQDEMSVAALAERLATLLDPDTLAAMASQARRCARLDAMERLAAGCMETGFE; translated from the coding sequence ATGAAGGATGACGAGACACGCCGGGTGTTGATCATGGCCGGAGGCACCGGTGGGCATGTGATTCCCGCCCTGTCGCTGGCCGCCGCGCTCGCCGAACGCGGCGTCGAGGTGCAGTGGCTGGGCAGTCCGCGAGGTATCGAGAATCGTCTGGTGCCGGAGGCCGGCATCCCGTTGCATCGCATCGCGGTGAGCGGACTGCGCGGCAAGGGCGTGACCGGTTGGCTGGCGGCGCCCTGGCGACTGGTGCGGGCGATTCTCCAGGCGCGCCGGGTGGTGCGCGATTTCGATCCGCAGCTGGTGGTGGGACTCGGGGGCTTCGCCAGTGGTCCCGGCGGGCTGGCCGCCTGGCTTGCTCGCCGCCCCCTGGTGATCCATGAGCAGAATGCCGTGGCCGGCCTGACGAACCGCGTATTGTCGCGACTGGCCAAGCGTACCTTTGCGGCCTTCCCCCAGGCATTTCCGGGGCGCGGCGAGGTGGTCGGCAACCCGGTGCGTGCCGAGATCGCCGCGCTCGGCGATCATCCCCGCGAGGCGGCGACGATGCGCGAGCGACCCCTGCGCCTGCTGGTGGTCGGCGGATCGCTGGGCGCCCAGGCCCTGAACGAACGACTTCCCGAGGCGCTGGCGACGCTTTCGGTCGAGCGCCGCCCCGAGGTATGTCACCAGGCAGGCCGTGACAAGGACGAAGCGACCCGGGCACGCTATGACGAACACGCCGTACAGGCACGGGTCCCGGCCTTCATCGACGATATGGCCGAGGCCTATGACTGGGCCGACCTGGTGGTGTGCCGTGCCGGTGCCCTGACGGTGGCGGAACTGGCGGCGGCCGCCAAGCCGGCGCTGTTCGTGCCGTTTCCGCACGCGGTGGACGACCACCAGACCGCCAATGCCGCGGCGCTGGTCGAGGAGGGCGCCGCTTCGCTGATGCCCCAGGATGAGATGAGCGTGGCGGCGCTGGCCGAACGCCTGGCGACGCTGCTGGATCCCGATACATTGGCCGCCATGGCCTCGCAGGCCCGGCGCTGCGCGCGCCTCGATGCCATGGAACGCCTGGCGGCCGGCTGCATGGAGACAGGTTTTGAGTGA
- the murC gene encoding UDP-N-acetylmuramate--L-alanine ligase: MRRIRRIHFVGIGGAGMCGIAEVLANQGYAVSGSDLKPSPVVTRLRECGITVAIGHAEENARDADVVVVSTAVDETNPEIRWAQQHRIPVVRRAEMLAELMRFRHGIAVAGTHGKTTTTSLTATLLGEGGLDPTFVIGGRLTSAGVNARLGEGDYLVAEADESDASFLHLQPMVAIVTNIDADHMATYGGDFERLKGTFIEFLHNLPFYGLAVLCIDDANVRGLIERVNRQFVTYGFSEDADYRLENFVQHGGEVSFIARRPDGLAPLEVRLAMPGEHNALNAMAAIAVASDAGVEDAAILRGLASFAGVGRRFQVHGHFASPQGEGEVMLVDDYGHHPREVEMVIKAVREGWPERRLVMLYQPHRYSRTRDLFEDFVRVLAGVDTLLLLDVYSAGESPLPGADGRTLAGSIRQRGEVDPIFVQDKSELPELLAKVLRPGDILITQGAGDVGGISQKLSDARLVLDEVTL, translated from the coding sequence ATGCGTCGTATCCGGCGCATTCATTTCGTCGGCATCGGCGGTGCCGGCATGTGCGGCATCGCCGAGGTGCTGGCCAATCAGGGGTATGCGGTCAGCGGCAGTGACCTCAAGCCTTCGCCGGTGGTGACGCGTCTGCGCGAGTGCGGTATCACGGTCGCCATCGGGCATGCCGAGGAGAACGCCCGGGATGCCGATGTCGTGGTGGTTTCGACCGCCGTCGACGAGACCAATCCCGAGATCCGCTGGGCCCAGCAGCATCGCATACCGGTAGTGCGCCGGGCCGAGATGCTCGCCGAACTGATGCGTTTCCGTCACGGCATTGCCGTGGCCGGCACCCATGGCAAGACGACCACGACCAGCCTGACGGCGACGCTGCTCGGCGAAGGAGGGCTCGACCCGACCTTCGTGATCGGCGGTCGGCTGACCAGTGCCGGTGTCAACGCGCGTCTGGGGGAGGGCGACTATCTGGTGGCAGAGGCCGACGAGTCCGATGCCTCCTTCCTGCACCTGCAGCCCATGGTGGCCATCGTCACCAACATCGATGCCGATCACATGGCGACCTATGGCGGCGACTTCGAACGGCTCAAGGGCACCTTCATCGAGTTCCTGCACAACCTGCCGTTCTACGGTCTGGCGGTGCTGTGCATCGATGACGCCAATGTGCGCGGGCTGATCGAGAGGGTCAATCGCCAGTTCGTTACCTACGGGTTCAGCGAGGATGCCGATTATCGTCTCGAGAACTTCGTGCAGCATGGCGGCGAGGTAAGCTTCATCGCGCGTCGCCCCGATGGGCTGGCCCCGCTCGAAGTGCGGTTGGCCATGCCGGGCGAGCACAATGCCTTGAATGCCATGGCCGCCATCGCGGTGGCCAGCGACGCGGGGGTCGAGGATGCGGCCATCCTGCGTGGCCTGGCGAGCTTTGCCGGGGTCGGCCGTCGCTTCCAGGTGCACGGCCACTTCGCCTCACCGCAAGGCGAGGGCGAGGTCATGCTGGTGGATGATTACGGCCATCATCCCCGGGAAGTGGAAATGGTCATCAAGGCGGTCCGGGAAGGGTGGCCCGAGCGGCGTCTGGTGATGCTCTACCAACCGCATCGCTATTCGCGCACTCGCGATCTGTTCGAGGATTTCGTGCGGGTGCTGGCGGGTGTCGATACGCTGCTGCTGCTGGATGTCTACAGTGCCGGCGAGTCGCCGCTGCCAGGTGCCGACGGCCGTACCCTGGCGGGCTCCATTCGTCAGCGTGGCGAAGTCGACCCCATCTTCGTGCAGGACAAGAGCGAGCTGCCGGAGTTGCTGGCCAAGGTGCTGCGCCCCGGTGATATCCTGATCACGCAAGGGGCGGGTGATGTGGGCGGTATTTCCCAGAAGTTGTCCGATGCCCGGCTGGTGCTTGACGAGGTGACGCTATGA